GACCACTTCACCTTCGCCGTCCTTGGTGGTGAGGCCGCGGCGGATTTCGCCGCCGATGTCCAGCTCGCCCAGCTGGTGCAGGTAAACGGGTGTGCCGTCGATGGTTTTCACCACGATATTGCGCAGGGCTTCAAGATCCGTGGCCAGACCCACGGAGCGGACGATGTACTCCTCATCGTTTTTGACGATGAACTGCGCCCCGGCGTTGGCATTGTTGGCCTCGATGCGCTCCTTGATGTCGGGCAGCGATACGTCGTAGCGGATCAGTGCGTCGGGGTCGATACGCACCTGGAACTGCTTGACCTCACCGCCGATGGAGAGGACTTCCGTAACGCCTTTTACCGTCTGTAGGTTGAACTTGACGATCCAGTCCTGAATTTCCCGCAGCTCGGTGTTGCTGTATTGCCCGCTGGTATCCTCCAGCACGTAGAACAGAATCTGGCCGAGTCCTGTCGTGATGGGGCCCATCACCGGTTCGCCGAAACCGTCGGGAATAGCCTCCCGGGCCACCTGTAGTCGTTCCCCCACCAGCTGGCGGGCAAAGTAAATATCGGTGCCATCCTCGAAGTAGATATTGACCACCGACAAGCCGAAGTTGGAGATCGACCGCACGTGATCCAGTTGCGGTAGGCCATTCATGGCGCTTTCGATGGGGTAGGTGACGTATTTCTCCACCTCCTCCGGCGCCAGGCCTTCGGTTTCCACAAAGACCTGCACCAACGCCGGTGAAATATCCGGGTAGGCGTCAACCGGCAGGGTGCGATAGGCGAAGTAACCGCCGATAAGCATCGCCAGAGAGATCACGACCACTAACAGTCGGTTCTCCAGCGCAAAACGAATAAGAGTTTGCATACTGTGCTCCCGCGATTAGTGGTTGTGACCGGATTCGAATTCGCTTTTTTGCAGCTGGGCCTTGAGCACGAATCCGCCTTTGGCCACATAGCGTTCACCCGCGTCGAGGCCCGCCAATATCTCCACCGCGTCGCTGTCACCGCGACCGAGCTTGGCCGGACGGGGTTCCCAGCTGCCGTCGTGCTGAACGAATATTGTGGGTTGGCCCTCCAGGTCGATAACGGCGGTCCTGGGTGCCACGACCGCGGCGGGAAATTCACCCAGAGTAATTTGGCCTTCAATGAACATCCCCGGCTTCCAGTCATTGTCAGGATTGGCCAGGAAGACCCGCGCCAGGCCTGTGCGGGTGGCCTCGTCTACCAGCGGCGCCACATAGTCCAGGCTGGTCTCCACGGGTGCGGGGCCATGGCTGGTGGTGATTCGCACCGGCTGTCCGGTTTTTACCAGCGGCACCTGCTTGGGATAGAGGGCAATATCCACCCACAGGGTGGACAGGTTCGCGACGACAAAAGCGGTATCGTCGGGCGCCAGGTGTTCTCCCAGGGTGACGTGGCGTTTGATAACCACGCCGTCGATCAGGGATTTCAGCTGAAAGCGGGACAGTGTCTCGGAACTCTCGGCCACGGCGAGCACATCGCCGGCCTTGACCCGGTCACCGGTTTTTGCCTGTACCTCGACGATCTTTGCCGCAAAGCGGGGCGTGATATGGGCCACGGCCTCCTCGTTGAGTTTCACCTCGCCGGGCAGCGAGACCTGTTGGCGAATCACACCGGCTTCAGCAGTGGCGATTTCACCACCAAAGTCCCGTAGCAGGTCGGCGCTAAAAGTCAGCTCGGGCTCTTCGTCTTCATGGCCTTCATGACCGGCTTCTTCGGCATGGTCGCCTTCATCTTCAGCGTGATCTTCCCCGGCATGTTCCTCTTCCGAGTGGTGCTTTTCATCTGCGTGCTGAGCCCCTTCTTCGGTGTGAGCGGCTTGATCCGATGGGGCGGCGATTGCGCTTTGAGATGCCATGGCAGCAAGCAGCAAGCCGCTCATTAAATAATTCAGTAACTTGTTCATTGTGATTCATCCTGTGGCGAAAGAGACCCTTCATCATCGATGCTGTCCAGTGTGGGCAGACGCAGATTGGACCGGAAATCATTGGCCCCGTCGGTGGGGTAGAGTGATAGGCGCTCCCCGGTAAGCGGCTGGCCGGTCAAGGTCTCCAGGGTGATAAGGGTTTGGTGAAAATCGGTGGCGGCGGCAACCGCCTCGGTTTCGAAGGACAGCAACTGGCGCCGGGCTTCCACCAGTTCCAGATAGGAAAAACGCCCGTCGCCGTAGCCTTCCTGAATCAGCGCCAGTGCCTGCTGTGCCTCGGGCAGTATCTGCTCACGTAACAGGGTAACCCGCTCGCGAGCCTGTTCCAGTTGGGCGAAGGCATTGCGCAGTTCCGTAAAAACCTTCACCCGGGTGGCTTTCTCTTCGAGATCCAGTTTCGCCAGATCCTCCCGCGCGGCCCTGATGTCGCCCTGGTTGCGGTTAGAGACGCCAAGAGGCATGGAAAACGAAAAAACCACACCCGTATCGCCGGTGCCTTCGACCCGTCTGATGCCCGCGCCGACTTCGATGTCCTGTCGGCCCCGGGCAATCGCCAGGTCCAGTTCGGCCTTACGCAGTCTTTCCAGGGTCATAAACCGTTGCAGCTGCGGCGCCTGTTCCAACTGTCGTTGGATGCTGACAAACTCAGGCGTCGGCGCCAAGGCAAAGAGTTCGGCCTCGACGCCGGTAAAATCCGCCGAGGTTTCGCCCCATAGACTCGCCAGGCGCCGCTTGGTATTGCCCAGGCGCACGGTGAGATTGCTCACCGCCAGCTTGGCCTGCATCAGATCCGTGCGGGCACGGCTCAGTTCCGCCCGACTGGCGCTGCCTGCGTCAAACCGCCTTTGGGCGACGTTTTCTGCGGTGCTGGTAAACTCCACGACTTGCCGGGCAAAGGCCAGTAGGCGCTGGGTTTGTGCCACCTCCAGGTAGCGGCTGGCCGCCGCCGACAGTGCGTCGAGGCGGGCCAGTTCGTAATCGCGCTCGACGGTTTGGCGACGCCACTGGCCGACATCCCGGCGCAGAGGGCGCTTGCCGCCCATCTCTATGATTTGGCTGAGCGCCAGGGTGGTTTCCATGGCATCGGTGCCCGAGAACTCGCCATTGCCGGCAATATTCTCGACCTCGAGGGAGACCTGTGGGTTGGGTCGAAACCCGGCCTGGAGAGCCCGCGCCTCGGCCGCGCGAATATCGTAGGGATAGATCGCCAATTCGGGATTGTCATTTAGCACCCGGGCGAAGGCCTCGGGTAGGGTCAGTGTTGTCGGGTCGCGGTCGGCGGCCTGGATAAGCCCGGACAGGCTTAGCAGCGCGCCGCAAATCAGCAGGCGCGTTGTCCGGATTATCAGGCTTCGGCCTGAATCCGGACGCAAACGGAATAGCATGGACATGAATTACCTCACGTAAAGATTTTTGAAAAATCCTGGTGCCGGTCGATGACCGGAAAGTGAGGTTAGGCTATGGGCGGTCGGAGTATCGCAGCGATGTGGGGAGAGGGGTGGTCGACGGTATAGCGCAGCGTGACTTGGCCGGAAGAGGCAGTAGACAGCGTGGGCAGCTGCATGGACAGCAGCATATGAGAGCCATGGCAATGGCAGGAGTGGCAATGGCCGGGCGGTGTGTTGTGGTCTGATCCCGGTGACGGGTCTGTCGCTTGGGTTGAACCGTCTCCCCCGGACATATCCGCCAACTCATGGGGTTGGTGATCCGAATGGATGGGCAATACATCGGCGGCGATGGATAGTGATTGCACTACCATCAATACCGCAAACAGTATTAGCGTCCAGTTTTTTGCCATTCGGTTATCGGCTCTTCCCGTTTTTGTGTGGGCTGACCGGTTCGGATAGGCTACCGGCTGGCCCTGATTCGAGTCCAGTTTCATGCATGACCGCGAGCTCTACCGCCAGATTCTCGGCATTCAGGCACCCTGGGAGGTGTCCGACGTGCAAGTCGACCTGCCCGGCACCGGCGTGACCGTCCATATTCGGCATTCCGGCACGGATCTGGCTTGCCCGCAGTGCGGGGTCAGCTGTTCGGGCTACGACACCCGCGAGCGCAAGTGGCGGCATCTCGACACCTGCCAGTACAAGACCTGGTTGGTCGCGCAGGTTCCGAGGGTTCGGTGTCCGGAGCATGGCGTTCATCAGCTGCCGGTGCCCTGGGCGGAGAACAACTCCAGATTGACGGCGTTGTTCGAAGCACTCGTGATCGATTGGCTCAAGATCGGCACGATCTCGGAGGTTGCCGAGCGGCTGGGCTTGAGCTGGTCTGCGGTCAGCGGCGTGCAGGAGCGTGCGGTGGCACGCGGCCTGGCGCGCCGGACGCAGGATTTTCCGGACGCGATCGGCATCGACGAGACGGCGTTTCAGCGCCGGCACCAGTATGTGACGGTGATCAGCAGCGGCGATCGGGTGCTGCACATCTCCGACGACCGCAAGCGTGCGAGCCTGGACGCCTGGTACGCGGCGCAGCCGGCCGAAGCGCTGGCAGGCTTGCGCACGGTGGCGATGGACATGTGGCGGCCTTTCATCGATTCGACACTGGCCCACGTTCCGGGGGCGGCGAGCAAGATCGCCTTCGACAAGTTCCACGTTGCCATGCATCTGGGCGATGCCGTCGACAAGGTTCGCCGGGCCGAGCACAAGGCCTTGCTGGCCGAGGGCGAGTCGGTCCTGATCAAGAGCCGCTATCTCTGGCTGCAGCATCCTGACAACATGACCGACAAGAGCTGGGGCCGCCTCAAGGCGCTCAAGTCCGCCAACCTCAAGACCGCCCGGGCCTGGGCGATCAAGACCCACGCAATGTGCCTGTGGGGCTACCAATCCAGAACCTGGGCCCGCAAAGCCTGGATGAGCTGGTATGGCTGGGCGATCCGTTCGCGCCTGGCACCGATCAAGAAGGTCGCGCGAACGATCAAGGCTCATCTCGAGGGCATCCTCACAGCAGTGGTCACCGGCGCGACCAACGCCCGTGCCGAGGGTTTCAACACCATGATCCAGAAGATCAAGCGCGACGCCCGCGGTTTCCGGAACAAGGAGCGCTTCAAGGCTGCGATCTACTTCCACCTCGGTGGCCTCGATCTCTACCCGGAGGCAGTTCGAAAATGACTGCTACCCACACGATTCAGTGAAGAGCCCGGTTATCTAGCGACTCGGTTAGAAGGAGATCCGAAGTCTAACATAAGTCAAGGTTCGATCAACTCAGGCCATTGTCCGAAATAGAGTTTCGCCAGCTGGGGGGGTAGGTTGCCCAAAGGCTGGTCTCGTTTTTTTTGGTTTGGACCTTGCACATCGCATCCGACTAGTTGCGACGATCTTTTTGTCATGTGTTCCATCATTTGGTAGCTGTATCAAACCCCTCGTGGAGGGATGCGATCAGCGGGCAGGTGACACTGTCCTTCTGGGTACAGCACTCCTCGACGAGTTGGTCGAGCACGCCTTCAATTTGTTGAAGACTGCGGATCTTGTCTCGCACGTTGCCCAGCTTGCGCTCGCCCAGTGCTTTGGCCTCGTCGCAATGGGTGCCGTCTTCGAGTTTCAGCAGTTCTCCGATTTCCTCCAGACTGAATCCCAGCCATCGCGCCCTGCGGATGAATCGAAGCCGTGCCAGCGCGTCCTCGTTGCTGTTTGTCGATGGGGTCTACGTGGTGGATACGCACCACGGCACCTGGCCACGCTTCCAGTGGGTGCGCGAACCGACATCGGCCCAACTGACGCAACTGGTCCACACCATCGCTCGGCGGGTAGGGCGGCTGCTGGAACGCGAAGGGTTACTGGAGCGCGATACCGAACAGCTCGATCTGGGCGAAGCACCCGACGAGGAGGACCCGATCCCCGACCTGGTCGGGCATTCCATCACCTACCGCATTGCCGTCGGCCCGCATCGGGGTCGCAAAGTATTCACCCTCCAGACACTTCCGATCTGTGATGAGGAGGACTGGGCAACTGGCGGTCCCGGCAACATGGCTGGCTTCTCTCTGCACGCCGGTGTCGCGGTCAAAGCCTGCCAGCGCGACAAGCTTGAGCGGCTGTGCCGATACATCTGCCGGCCTCCCGTCTCCGAAAAGCGCCTGTTCCTGACCGCACGCGGCGAGATCGGCTACACGCTAAAGACCCCGTACCGGGACGGGACGACGCATGTAATCTTCGAGCCACTGGATTTCATCGCCCGGCTGGCCGCGCTCGTCCCGCCGCCGCGCCAGAATCTCACTCGCTTCCATGGGGTGTTCGCACCCAATAGTCCCCATCGGGCCCGGATCACGCCGGCCCGACGTGGCCGGACAGCCGGGCGCCGCCGGCAGCGCGCACCGGCTTGCATCACTGAATCGCAGGAAACCGACCTAAGACTGCGTTCCGCCCGGGCGCGGCCCAGCGCCGCTCGTGCCCGATCAGCCTGATGACCGGAAATCAGGGCGATTCAGGGCTGGGTTGACTGAGACAGCGCGAAAGTTGGCAAAGCCCGCGCGAAAGAGGCTTCAAATCTGCGCCAGACTACGGCTTGGCAGGGCCGTGGATACTGCTTGAAGTCGGGAAATGGGCCGCTTAAACTTCCTTGTATGGTTTTCGGCATCCAACATCGTCAAGATGGAGGATGCCGGGGTGGGAGGGACTTAATGCTTCCTTCGGACCGTTGCGTACCGACTCGTATAGAAATCGTCCCCACCCCTCACCATGAGCGCCGATGAAGAATCCAGCCGCTTTTATGGCCGATATCGGCAAGGTTGCGCCCGGTGAGTCCCCGGCTTGTTCATTCACTGACCGGAGACAACCATGACACAGCTCGGCAACGAACGCATCGTCGGGGTCGATGTTTCCAAAGATCGCCTCGATCTGTATGACTGGGACTCGAAGAGTCCGGATTCCATGGCCAACGACACCGATGCAATTGATCGTTGGCTGGACGGTTTCAGTCTGCCGGTTCGCTTTGCGATCGAACCGACCAATCAGTATCACATCGCGCTGGCCGAGCGCGCCCATGCGCGTGGCCACGCGGTCTATTTTGTCGACCCGCACCGGCTTAGCCATTACCGCTGCGGTGTCGGGCAGCGGGTCAAGGCCGACCCCCAGGACGCGCAACTGCTGGCCCGCTACCTGGCGCGTGAAGGCGACGACCTGGCCCCCTGGAAGCCCCTGTCGCAGGGGCAGCAGCGTTTCTGGCGGCTTCTGAGACGACGCGCCACAGTGGTTCGCGCACGGATCCAGCTGCAGCAGTCCCTGGCCGGCCTGGAGGCGCTAAACAGCGAGGTCGATGCGCTGCTGGAGCGGTTCAACACACTGATCCGGAAGATGGAGCGGGCGCTGCTGTCGGAGGCGAGAAGGCTCGGATGGGAGCGCGACCTGGACCACGCGCAACGGCTCCACTCCGGGGCTTTTTGCTTTGTGGGCAAACCGCCCCTGCGTTCCCGCCTGCGCTGCCAGGCGATCCCGGGTATCGGCCCGCTCAGCGCGCTGGCGCTGACCGCGATCTTCCATCAGGGCACCTACCGCAATGCCGATGCCTTCATTGCCTTCATGGGCATGGACGTCCGGGTCCGCCAGTCCGGGCGCTGGAAAGGGAAGAGCAAGTTGACCAAAAAGGGGGACCCGGAGGTCCGCAGGCTATTGTTCAACGCTGCCATGCAGGCGCGAAGAAACCCGCTCTGGGAGCCTTACTATCTGGCACTCAGAGAACGAGGCTTCAGCACCACGGCTGCCTTCGTAGCATTGGGCCGCAAGCTCGCCCGAGTGGCCTTCGCGCTGCTTCAGAAAAACGCCGATTTCGACCCAAAACTGCATACGGCAGGTTGACAGGTAACATAGAATCTATAGAGCGCCCTGATATGCCCAGAGAGGACGCCATGAAGAGTACCAGCCTGTTCGTGTTCACGACGATCATCTGTCTCGCCGCCTTCGGGTGCGCGTCGACCGGTCCCGGCGGAGACGCCTCGACCATCGGAGCGAGCGCGCCCATCGGCCCGACCATCGACCACACCGATACCGGCCGGTACGGCTGGGCCCCGTCGGTCGAGGTCGAGGCCACCGGGCCGTCGCTGGTCGACCTGCGCGAGGTCGTTCCCGGCCCGCGGCGCACGCCCGACCTGTCCCACACCGGCCCCAAGTACATCGAGAAGCCGATCAGCGAGGCCGAGTTCCAGCGCCAGCAGGCGGCCGCGATGAGCCTGCCTCCGCAGGCCAACGTCTTCCGGATGGACGAGGCCGGCCCGTCGACGCTGGCGCCCTCGCCGGCCGGCGCGAGCTTCGAGTCGCTCAACTACGACGAGGTTCCGGGGAGCACTCCGCCGGACCCGGAGATCGCGGTCGGGCCCTCGCACGTGATCGCGGTCGTCAACACCGACTTCGAGGTCTACGACAAGAACGGTACGTCGCTCGTCGGCCCGACGGACTTCGACGCCTTCTTCTCCGGCACGCCGGGCTTCCCGGGCGGCTCCTTCGATCCGAACGCCCTCTACGACGAGTCGGCGGACCGGTACTTCATCGGCATCGACGCCAACGGCACGGACTACTGCTTCGCGGTCACCACCGGGTCCGATCCGACGAGCACCTGGAACCGCTACTGCTTCGCCACCGACATCGGCGTCAACATCTTCTTCGAGTTCCCGCACGCCGGGATCGGTGAGCAGGCGATCTTCGTGGGATCCAACCAGTTCGGCGGCTCGCCGTCGTTCGAAGGACGGGTCTTCGCCATCAACAAGGCGAACGCCTATGCCGGCCTGGCGCTCGGAGGCGTGCCGACGCAGTCGACGACGGGGAACTGGTCGACTCCGCAGCCGGCCAACCTCCACGGGTTCGATCAGGGCACCTGGCCCACCGGCACCGACGACCACTACATCATGACGGAGCTCTACGACGGCTGCGTGCACGCCGTCTGGACGTGGACCGACCCGTTCGGCGCCAACACCTTCACGCGTGGCGCCAACATCGACCTCTGCGCCTCGACGGGCGTCGGCGCGGGCCAGCCGCTCAGCTTCCCGCAACAGACCGGGTCGTCGATCCAGGGCAACGACTTCCGCGGCCATCAGACCGAGTACCACGACGGCAACATCTACACGGTGCAGGCCATCTCGTGCAACCTGGGCGCCGGCACCGTGAACTGCGTTCGGTGGGCGGAGATCAACCCGGTGACCGATGCCGTGGTCGACTCCGGCGTCTTCGCCTCCAACGGCGAGTACCGACAGTTCCCCAGCATCGCCGTCAACCGGTGCGGCGATCTGGCGATCGGCTTCACGAAGGGCTCGACCTCGATGTACCCGAGCATCTACGTCACCGGGCGCGAGAGCGGCGACCCGGCCGGGACCTTGCAGAGCGAGGCCCTCATCCACGCCGGCGAGGGGCAGTACAGCTGCTTCGACTCCGTGCCGTACCGCTGGGGCGACTACACCGGCATGACCATCGCTCCGGACGGCTCCACGTTCTGGTATCTCGGTGACTACAGCGGCAACCTGAGCAGCGGGACCTGCAAGTGGGCCAACTGGGTGGCGTCGTTCCAGTTCGACGCCTGCGCGGCCGACGACATCTTCACGGATGGCTTCGAGTCGGGCGACACCAGCGCCTGGACCACCACCGTACCCTGACCTCGGCCCGACCCTCAGGGTCGGTCGCGATCACGGAATCGGGGGCGCCGGAGCCGGCGCCCCCGACGTGGTTCGGTGGGTCCGGCGGGGCGGGAGGACGTTCTCCGAGACGAGAAAAAGGAGGCGATCGCTCGCCTCCTTTCGTCTGCCGGGTCGACCCCGTCTCGTGAACCGTTCGGGCTCGGGGCGCCGCTGTCGAGTTTCGCGGCGCGCTGGGCTCAGGGGTCGGTACCGGTCCTGGATCCGCCCCCGCAGCGATCGGCTCTCGCCGCCAACGGCGCGCGACTGCGGCTGGCGCTGAACGTAAAGACCAGCGAAGCCGGTACCGTCGCCACGCTGGACTCGCCCGACATGGGCGCCACCGGGCTGCCGGTTAACGGCCTGAATCGCGACGCCGACAAGGTCGAATTCGGCGTCCCGGTGGCTTCGGTGCGCTACTCGGCGCGGCTTAACGCGGAGTCGACCGAGATGTGCGGAAAATGGCTTCTTCCCGGCCAGCCTGACGCCACCGTGTGTCTGCAACTCGAGTCCGGTGAAAAGGCGCAGCCCCCGGCCCGCAATCGCCCGCAGGAACCCGGTGACGATGTTCCCTATCAACGCCGCGAGGTGCGCCTTGCCAATCCGCGCGCCGGCGACATCGAACTCGCCGGAACCCTGACCGTCCCCGACGGCCCCGGTCCGTTTCCGGCCGCGGTGCTGATTTCAGGTTCCGGTCCGCAGGACCGCGATGAGTCCTTCATGGGTCATAAACCGTTCCTGGTGTTGGCCGATCATCTCACCCGCAATGGCGTCGCGGTTTTACGCTACGACGACCGCGGCTTTGGCGCATCCGGCGGTGATCACTGGGCCGCGACCACGGCCGACTTCGCCACCGATGCGGCGGCCGCGGTCGAATGGCTGGCACAACGGCCCGACATCCGAACCGATGCGATCGGCCTGATCGGCCACAGCGAGGGCGGTCTTGTCGCACCGATCACCGCGCGCGACAACCCGAACGTCGCCTGGGTCGTACTACTGGCCGCACCGGGGATCGATATGCTCGAGCTGGTCGCCAGCCAGACCGAGGCGATGGCGCTGACCCAGGGCGTGAGCACCGGGGAGCTCCAGCGTGTCATGCCGGTCAATCGCCGAATCTGGCGTATCGTTGCCGAAACCGCAGACGCCGAACAGGCGCGCGCCAGGCTCGAAGCCGCGTTAACGCCGGAGGTGCTCGAAACGCTCGGCGCCAGCCCCGAGCGAAAGCCGGTCATCGTCCAATCGTCGCTGCGACCCTGGCTGCGCTACCTGCTTCGCTTTGATCCCGCCCCGTATCTGCGCGCACTTGAAGTGCCGGTCCTGGCGCTGAATGGCGGTCTGGACGTGCAGGTCCCGGCCGCCCAGAATCTCGCCGCCATCCGCGCCGCGCTGGCGGACCACCCCGACGCCACGGTGATCGAACTGCCCGGGCTCAACCACCTGTTCCAGACCGCGACAACCGGCGCGCTGGGCGAATACCGCGACATTGAGGAAACCTTCGCCCCGGCGGCGCTGGAAGTGATCAGCGACTGGATCCTAGATCGTTATCCTGCCGATGCGCAGGCATCCGGCGCCGCCGGGTGCGGTGGTTGTCGCCGGCACTCAACTGAATTACAATATTGCTGGTCAAGTAATTCACACAACCGGAGCCACCAACGATGAGAAGCACGATCACCGAACGAGGACAGACCGTTGTTCCCGCGGCGATCCGTCGCCGGCTGGGCCTTTCTCCCGCCGACCGGCTCGAATGGGTCGTGACGAGTGACGGCATTCAGGTCATCCCGGTCAAGGCCGATCCGATTGACGCCTGGCGCGGTCGCGGCCGCGGCGGAGGCACGCGTCGTCTGGTCGACGAGCGCCGCGCCGATACCAAGCTGGAATGAAGCGCTATCTCCTCGACACCTCAGCCTTGCTGACGCTCAGAGACGATGAGCCGGGCGCTGATCGCGTTGCCGAGCTTCTACGGAACTCCGAAATCCATTGCCTTGCATGCTTCATGACGCGCATGGAAGTGCTCTACCGCGTCTGGAAGGACGAAGGCGAGCTGGCCGGAAAGTTTGCACTGCAGCAATGTCTGGCGCTTCCGATCAAGTGGATCGAGTCATCCAATGACCTGTTGCTGCGCGCCGCGGAACTCAAGGCGCGATTTCCATTGTCGTTGGCCGATGCCTGGATCGCCGCGGCGGCAATCAAACACGACGCGATACTGATCCACAAGGACCCGGAATTCAAACGGTTGAAACTGGAACAAGAATTGCTGCCATTCAAGAGCAGCGATGAATGATGAATAATGACGCCTTCCGGCAATCCGTCGGCAATGCGCGGCAGCGTGACATTGATTGACAGCAAGGGCGGTGGGCGTTGCGCGAGATGCCGTCGGCCTATAGCGCCAATTCTGCTGGAAAAGTGGGGCGTTTAAGGGGTAAAAACGGGTTCGGGTGGGACAATTCGAATTGAAATTCAGCCGGTTATGCTGGTCCGACCCCGCTCCTCGATCCCCATTTCTCTTTCTGGGCTACTGTGACGAATAAGGCAGGCTTACCGAGGAACGTGCCTCGAGAATGCGGACCGGTTCGACGGGATCAGGGCTGCGAAGCTGCGCGAGCGCTCACGTGGGCGCATCGCACCCTAGTCGACGTCCGAAGGTAAGCGCCTACAAATCCCCACCCTTGACGTTGCCCGGCAGTAATGCGTCAATATCGTCGATGGTTTCGGCCAGTGGCAGCTCTTGAAAAACCTGACGCAGGTAGGCATAGGGCTCGATGGCGTGGCCCTTGGCGGTTTCGATCAGGCTGTGGAGGTTGGCGCTGGCGCGAGCGCCTGCTGGTGACTTGGAGAACAGCCAGTTCTTGCGGCCGATGGCGAACGGCCGGATGGCGTTTTCGATGGCGTTGTTGTCGATCGGGTAGCGGCCATCGTCGAGGTAGCGCACCAGCGCTGGCCATTGGTTGTGCAGGTACTGAAGCGCTTCGCCCAGCTTGGTCTTTGGGGCGACACGCGGCAGTGTCGTGGTCAACCAGGCGTTCAGCTGGTCGATGACGGGCTGTGACTTGTCCTGGCGCAAGCGGTGGCGCTCGGTCGGGTTCAGCGCCTGGGCTTCGCGCTCGATCCGGTAGAGCTTGCCGATCAGCGCCAGGGCCTGATCCGGGCGTCCGATCTTGCCCTTTGGCTGGAGCTTGGCGGCATCGAAGAACTTGCGCCGGGCATGGGCCCAGCAGCCCAGGCGGGTGATGCCATGGTCCCGACAGGCCGCGCCATAGCCGGAATAGCCGTCGGCCATCAGGGCACCGGAGAAGCCTTCCAGGCGCGCCACGGGCACATCGCCGGAACGACTGGCCTCGTAGTGATAGACCCGCAGCCGCTGCCCCGGCGGGCCGGCACCCATGACCCACATGTAGCTGTTGCTTCGTGCCGGCTTGCCGGGTTCGTCGAGGACCTGGACGGTGGTCTCGTCCATGCCGATGACCGGCTCATCAAGGATCTGCTCGGTCAGACGATTGATCAGGGGCTGGACCAGCTTGCCGTAGCGGATCATCCAGTTGGCCAGGGTGGTGCGGTCGAGCTCGACGCCCAGCCGCGCGAACTGCTGAATCTGTCGGTACAGCGGCAGGGCGTCGACGTACTTGGCCGTGGCGATGTAGGCCAGCAGGCCCGGTGCGGCCATCGACTTGCCCAGCGGCTGGGCGGGCTTGGTGGCGGTGGCCACATGCCCTTCGCAGCAGGGGCAGGCGTACTTCAGCCGGACGTGGCGGATGACCTTGACGCTCGCCGGAATGATATCGAGCTGCTCGGAGGTCTCCTCGCCGATGCGCTCCAGAACCGCACCATCGTGCGGACAGACCTTGTCGGCCTCGGGCAGGTCGTGAATGACTTCCTCGCGCGGCAGCTCCGGCGGCAGGGCCGGCCGGCCCCGACGCTGGCGAGAGTGCGGCTTGACAGCGACCTCGGGGGGCTCGCTTGCCGCGATCTCCTCGGCTTCGTTGAACAGGCCCAGCTGATCTGCACTGGCCTGCTCGCTGGTGCCGGCAAAGGTCTTG
This DNA window, taken from Pseudomonadota bacterium, encodes the following:
- a CDS encoding TolC family protein; protein product: MRPDSGRSLIIRTTRLLICGALLSLSGLIQAADRDPTTLTLPEAFARVLNDNPELAIYPYDIRAAEARALQAGFRPNPQVSLEVENIAGNGEFSGTDAMETTLALSQIIEMGGKRPLRRDVGQWRRQTVERDYELARLDALSAAASRYLEVAQTQRLLAFARQVVEFTSTAENVAQRRFDAGSASRAELSRARTDLMQAKLAVSNLTVRLGNTKRRLASLWGETSADFTGVEAELFALAPTPEFVSIQRQLEQAPQLQRFMTLERLRKAELDLAIARGRQDIEVGAGIRRVEGTGDTGVVFSFSMPLGVSNRNQGDIRAAREDLAKLDLEEKATRVKVFTELRNAFAQLEQARERVTLLREQILPEAQQALALIQEGYGDGRFSYLELVEARRQLLSFETEAVAAATDFHQTLITLETLTGQPLTGERLSLYPTDGANDFRSNLRLPTLDSIDDEGSLSPQDESQ
- a CDS encoding IS110 family transposase; the encoded protein is MTQLGNERIVGVDVSKDRLDLYDWDSKSPDSMANDTDAIDRWLDGFSLPVRFAIEPTNQYHIALAERAHARGHAVYFVDPHRLSHYRCGVGQRVKADPQDAQLLARYLAREGDDLAPWKPLSQGQQRFWRLLRRRATVVRARIQLQQSLAGLEALNSEVDALLERFNTLIRKMERALLSEARRLGWERDLDHAQRLHSGAFCFVGKPPLRSRLRCQAIPGIGPLSALALTAIFHQGTYRNADAFIAFMGMDVRVRQSGRWKGKSKLTKKGDPEVRRLLFNAAMQARRNPLWEPYYLALRERGFSTTAAFVALGRKLARVAFALLQKNADFDPKLHTAG
- a CDS encoding DUF2946 family protein, with the translated sequence MAKNWTLILFAVLMVVQSLSIAADVLPIHSDHQPHELADMSGGDGSTQATDPSPGSDHNTPPGHCHSCHCHGSHMLLSMQLPTLSTASSGQVTLRYTVDHPSPHIAAILRPPIA
- a CDS encoding MerR family DNA-binding protein, which encodes MARLRFIRRARWLGFSLEEIGELLKLEDGTHCDEAKALGERKLGNVRDKIRSLQQIEGVLDQLVEECCTQKDSVTCPLIASLHEGFDTATK
- a CDS encoding ISL3 family transposase, translating into MHDRELYRQILGIQAPWEVSDVQVDLPGTGVTVHIRHSGTDLACPQCGVSCSGYDTRERKWRHLDTCQYKTWLVAQVPRVRCPEHGVHQLPVPWAENNSRLTALFEALVIDWLKIGTISEVAERLGLSWSAVSGVQERAVARGLARRTQDFPDAIGIDETAFQRRHQYVTVISSGDRVLHISDDRKRASLDAWYAAQPAEALAGLRTVAMDMWRPFIDSTLAHVPGAASKIAFDKFHVAMHLGDAVDKVRRAEHKALLAEGESVLIKSRYLWLQHPDNMTDKSWGRLKALKSANLKTARAWAIKTHAMCLWGYQSRTWARKAWMSWYGWAIRSRLAPIKKVARTIKAHLEGILTAVVTGATNARAEGFNTMIQKIKRDARGFRNKERFKAAIYFHLGGLDLYPEAVRK
- a CDS encoding HlyD family efflux transporter periplasmic adaptor subunit is translated as MNKLLNYLMSGLLLAAMASQSAIAAPSDQAAHTEEGAQHADEKHHSEEEHAGEDHAEDEGDHAEEAGHEGHEDEEPELTFSADLLRDFGGEIATAEAGVIRQQVSLPGEVKLNEEAVAHITPRFAAKIVEVQAKTGDRVKAGDVLAVAESSETLSRFQLKSLIDGVVIKRHVTLGEHLAPDDTAFVVANLSTLWVDIALYPKQVPLVKTGQPVRITTSHGPAPVETSLDYVAPLVDEATRTGLARVFLANPDNDWKPGMFIEGQITLGEFPAAVVAPRTAVIDLEGQPTIFVQHDGSWEPRPAKLGRGDSDAVEILAGLDAGERYVAKGGFVLKAQLQKSEFESGHNH